Proteins encoded within one genomic window of Mustelus asterias unplaced genomic scaffold, sMusAst1.hap1.1 HAP1_SCAFFOLD_481, whole genome shotgun sequence:
- the LOC144486829 gene encoding uncharacterized protein LOC144486829 — MKTLAHAPLADPRWWPLDWTWVSGGKKIRSCKHKSQSGFEAPARGLEGEELQTIVNQGSHQDLTESFDSSGSKYHRPLNMEEKSTIHSGEKPYTCSVCGQGFKRSSGLSRHKRSHIRERPYKCGDCGKGFNYPVGLENHRRTHTGERPFTCPVCGKGFTQSAGLLIHQRIHSRERQFTCSKCGKGFTQSSALLMHWHTHTGERPFTCSVCGKGFTDFSALQRHQRVHTDRREFKCTECGKSFKTPRTLREHQYIHTGSTPFSCSHCQKGFRTSFHLVAHERIHTGERPFTCSECGKGFN, encoded by the exons ATGAAGACCCTGGCGCATGCGCCTCTCGCTGATCCAAGATGGTGGCCGTTAGACTGGACTTGGGTTTCGGGGGGAAAAAAGATCCGGAGCTGCAAACACAAATCTCAATCGGGGTTTGAGGCGCCCGCCAG gggattagaaggtgaGGAATTACAGACAATTGTAAATCAAGgatcacatcaagatctgacagagAGCTTTGATTCATCAGGATCTAAATATCATAGGCCAttaaacatggaagaaaaaagcaccattcacagtggggagaaaccatacacatgttctgtgtgtggacaaggcttcaaacgATCGTCTGGCCTGTCAAGACACAAGCGCAGTCACATCAGGGAGAGACCGtataaatgtggagactgtgggaaaggattcaattacccaGTTGGCCTGGAAAAtcaccgacgcactcacactggagagagaccttttacctgccctgtgtgtgggaagggattcactcagtcagctggCCTGTTgatacaccagcgcattcacagcagggagaggcagttcacctgctccaaatgtggaaaaggatttactcagtcatcggcCCTGCTGATGCATTGGCacactcacacaggggagaggccattcacctgctccgtgtgtgggaagggattcacagatttctctgccctgcagagacaccagcgagttcacaccgacaGGAGAGAGTTtaaatgcactgagtgtggaaagagttttAAAACTCCACGCACACTGCGGGAGCACCAGTACATTCACACCGGTTCcacaccgttcagctgctcccactgccagAAGGGGTTCAGGACATCATTCCATCTTGTGGCAcatgagcgcattcacactggagagaggccattcacctgctctgaatgtgggaagggatttaactga